The following coding sequences lie in one Caproicibacterium argilliputei genomic window:
- a CDS encoding DUF1858 domain-containing protein → MVVTKNMVIGEILDADSSTAPFFIQMGMHCLGCPASRGESLEEACAVHGVDADEMVEVLNQHLAKQH, encoded by the coding sequence ATGGTCGTAACAAAAAATATGGTAATCGGTGAAATTCTGGATGCTGACAGTTCCACGGCACCTTTCTTCATACAAATGGGAATGCACTGCCTGGGATGCCCGGCTTCCCGCGGCGAGTCTTTGGAGGAAGCATGCGCCGTGCATGGCGTGGATGCCGATGAGATGGTAGAAGTATTAAATCAGCACCTGGCAAAACAGCACTGA
- a CDS encoding SH3 domain-containing protein, with protein sequence MKYFSKSTTCILAVLLAASVCCTAAAPAFAADEGTSTASYTTSETADSLRQTSASAVTSVKVHSNGKDLDVTTDPNTVLELPRLSILTFTVKSTRAVNYTAGTGSVARTGTLTAYNASTKESTYNVTAIGALGTSSGLYLDGKKIFSIKVGHTPFVCDTTMPVTKTIGENYTFKVTAENSADAISFHVGNGSLAATAALPVRTESGKKAYYFKLTAVKEGRTGVYVTVNGTAYYSFDIIVHAKESSEKSAFTCSPSTDVTKTVGETYTFQVTAGSTADSLTFNAGNGSVLSTFAAAPSVSNGKKVYTFRITALKAGKTGIYVVQNSGTPTHVFDVTVQDKAKDDSNTDKKYAVLTGDNVNLRSGPGTSYDVVDNLAKGAVFQVLDTSNSEWTKVTTSSGQIGYVSTQYLQFTSTPGSSASQLSISKASGTFAAGKSMFISATVKPTGSYVTWTSSDEKIAKVKADGNYCYILGVSSGTATIKAASGGISTSCTVTVTAADPVRFTYASPNVVTAGQDVVLYATTDPSRTGVQFQLDGKTYPADYIRTDSTNGVSTKVWKATVSGLAQGTFSYTAVSKTTGSYSTAGVSGDIFVTAAKDYATTTQENHRASEDMLNFLSAKEGYYASPYRDTLTTDQIPTTGYGMVLYDGDVFYNDMSETEAWACMVNDINKSSYTSAVNSLRSKNNLWMSQSQADALISFAYNVGSSYFADMSTSCTFRDVMLNAVVPPTDASASKAYRARLTGDSVLYTAASGGSSLGTVSSGTVVQVIGVSDGSKYNQQHKNVWYQVQANGKTGWMSAAYVHIDDSYNLKHDLIYTNADVFGSQMARWCMAGGSPISGLLYRRIQEANMYNYNDYNTDLTYAKSNPYGYTLPSLS encoded by the coding sequence ATGAAATACTTTTCCAAATCGACCACCTGTATTCTGGCGGTTTTGCTTGCCGCTTCTGTTTGCTGTACCGCGGCAGCACCTGCCTTTGCTGCGGATGAGGGGACAAGCACCGCTTCCTACACCACCTCAGAAACAGCTGACAGCCTTCGGCAGACGTCCGCCTCTGCTGTTACCAGTGTCAAAGTGCATTCCAACGGCAAAGATCTGGATGTTACCACTGACCCTAACACCGTTTTGGAACTTCCGCGGCTGAGCATCCTGACCTTTACCGTAAAAAGCACCCGGGCGGTCAATTACACCGCCGGTACCGGTTCGGTAGCACGTACCGGCACTTTAACCGCCTATAATGCTTCCACCAAAGAATCTACATACAACGTAACGGCCATTGGGGCATTGGGAACTTCCAGTGGGCTGTATCTGGATGGCAAAAAGATTTTTTCCATCAAGGTCGGGCACACGCCGTTTGTGTGTGATACAACCATGCCGGTTACCAAAACCATTGGGGAAAACTACACATTTAAAGTGACAGCTGAAAATAGCGCAGATGCCATCAGTTTCCACGTTGGCAACGGTTCTCTTGCCGCAACTGCCGCATTGCCTGTCCGCACAGAAAGCGGAAAAAAAGCCTATTACTTTAAATTAACTGCCGTCAAGGAAGGCCGAACCGGCGTTTACGTCACTGTAAACGGCACTGCTTATTATTCCTTTGATATCATTGTCCATGCAAAAGAAAGTTCTGAAAAGTCGGCCTTTACCTGTTCTCCTTCTACAGACGTTACTAAAACGGTTGGTGAAACATACACATTTCAGGTGACAGCCGGAAGCACCGCAGACAGCCTAACCTTTAACGCAGGAAATGGCAGCGTCCTTTCCACCTTCGCCGCAGCGCCGAGCGTCAGCAATGGAAAAAAAGTTTACACGTTTCGCATAACCGCCCTGAAAGCAGGCAAAACAGGCATTTATGTCGTTCAAAACAGCGGAACGCCCACACACGTCTTTGATGTCACCGTGCAGGACAAAGCCAAAGACGACAGCAACACCGATAAAAAATATGCTGTCTTAACGGGTGACAATGTGAATCTGCGCAGCGGTCCGGGGACTTCTTACGATGTTGTGGACAACTTGGCCAAAGGCGCTGTCTTTCAGGTTTTGGACACCAGCAACAGTGAATGGACCAAAGTGACCACCAGCAGCGGCCAAATCGGCTATGTTTCCACGCAGTATCTGCAGTTCACCTCCACGCCGGGCAGCAGCGCCTCGCAGTTGTCCATCAGCAAAGCATCCGGCACTTTTGCAGCGGGCAAGTCTATGTTTATTTCCGCAACTGTAAAACCGACCGGCAGTTATGTAACCTGGACTTCATCCGATGAAAAAATTGCAAAAGTCAAAGCAGATGGAAATTACTGCTATATTCTCGGCGTATCATCCGGCACAGCAACCATCAAAGCTGCATCCGGCGGCATCAGCACCTCCTGTACGGTTACGGTCACTGCGGCTGATCCGGTTCGCTTTACATACGCCTCACCAAACGTTGTAACTGCCGGACAGGACGTTGTACTCTATGCGACAACAGATCCTTCACGCACCGGTGTGCAGTTCCAGCTTGACGGCAAAACCTATCCTGCGGACTATATTCGCACGGACAGTACAAATGGTGTTTCTACAAAAGTCTGGAAAGCAACTGTTTCCGGCTTGGCACAGGGAACCTTCTCCTATACCGCTGTCAGCAAAACAACCGGCAGCTATTCCACAGCCGGAGTCAGCGGGGATATTTTTGTGACTGCCGCGAAGGACTACGCAACAACAACACAGGAAAATCATCGTGCAAGCGAAGATATGCTCAACTTCCTGTCCGCGAAGGAAGGATACTATGCCTCTCCATACCGGGATACACTGACCACAGACCAGATTCCAACCACCGGATACGGTATGGTTCTATATGACGGCGATGTTTTTTACAATGATATGAGTGAAACCGAAGCATGGGCCTGCATGGTAAACGATATCAATAAATCCAGCTACACTTCCGCAGTCAATTCGCTCAGAAGCAAAAATAATTTGTGGATGTCACAAAGTCAGGCGGACGCCTTAATCAGCTTTGCATACAATGTCGGCAGCAGTTATTTTGCAGACATGAGCACCTCCTGCACTTTCCGGGACGTCATGTTGAACGCGGTGGTTCCGCCGACGGACGCATCAGCTTCCAAGGCATACCGGGCCAGACTGACCGGTGACTCCGTCCTTTACACCGCAGCCAGCGGCGGGAGCAGTCTCGGCACCGTTTCATCCGGTACTGTGGTACAGGTCATCGGTGTTTCTGACGGTTCCAAGTACAATCAGCAGCACAAGAATGTTTGGTATCAGGTGCAGGCAAATGGCAAAACCGGCTGGATGAGCGCTGCGTATGTACATATTGATGACAGTTACAATTTGAAGCATGACTTAATTTACACCAATGCGGATGTTTTCGGTTCGCAGATGGCTCGTTGGTGCATGGCAGGGGGCAGCCCGATTTCCGGCTTGCTGTATCGCCGCATCCAGGAAGCCAATATGTATAATTACAACGACTATAATACGGATTTGACTTACGCGAAAAGCAATCCGTATGGTTACACATTGCCTTCGCTCTCTTAA
- the sdaAA gene encoding L-serine ammonia-lyase, iron-sulfur-dependent, subunit alpha, with amino-acid sequence MAYDSVKQMLRDASEKKLPLWKSILLNDASAQHSSEEASLHEMQHLWEVMKETSAAYCAADRSHSGLVGGDSAKVAEAMHTGKLIGDTFLNEIVAEALKIGECNACMKRIVATPTAGSCGVLPAVFIPLVRRQKCTDDAVIQSLYVAAGFGQVIAQRASIAGASGGCQAEIGTASAMAAAALTALWGGTPEMSADACAMALSNLLGLVCDPVAGLVEVPCVQRNVVGALNAVGAANMALAGVVCRIPVDEVIDAMGEVGDQMSSDLRETGRGGLAGTPTGKKIAKDLAKRRLAAF; translated from the coding sequence ATGGCATATGATTCGGTAAAACAGATGCTGCGGGACGCAAGCGAAAAGAAACTGCCACTTTGGAAATCTATCCTGCTGAATGATGCTTCCGCGCAGCACAGCAGCGAAGAAGCATCTCTGCATGAGATGCAGCACCTGTGGGAGGTTATGAAGGAAACCAGCGCGGCTTACTGTGCGGCTGACCGCTCTCACAGCGGATTAGTCGGCGGAGACAGCGCCAAAGTAGCCGAAGCGATGCATACAGGAAAACTAATTGGTGATACCTTCTTGAACGAAATTGTCGCGGAAGCCCTGAAAATTGGTGAGTGCAACGCCTGCATGAAGCGCATTGTCGCAACGCCGACCGCCGGTTCCTGCGGTGTTTTGCCCGCGGTTTTCATCCCACTGGTGCGCAGGCAGAAGTGCACGGATGACGCAGTCATTCAGTCTCTTTACGTTGCTGCCGGTTTCGGGCAAGTCATTGCGCAACGTGCCTCCATTGCCGGTGCGTCCGGCGGATGCCAGGCAGAAATCGGCACCGCTTCCGCGATGGCTGCGGCAGCGCTGACCGCGCTGTGGGGCGGCACCCCAGAAATGAGCGCAGATGCCTGTGCAATGGCGCTCAGTAACTTGCTTGGCTTGGTATGCGATCCGGTTGCAGGTTTGGTGGAAGTGCCCTGTGTGCAGCGAAACGTGGTGGGCGCACTGAACGCGGTTGGCGCGGCGAATATGGCGCTTGCCGGTGTTGTCTGTCGCATTCCTGTGGATGAGGTGATTGATGCTATGGGCGAAGTCGGTGACCAAATGTCTTCCGATCTACGAGAGACGGGTCGTGGCGGATTGGCAGGCACCCCAACAGGAAAGAAAATCGCCAAAGATTTGGCAAAACGGCGTTTGGCTGCATTTTAG
- a CDS encoding zinc-ribbon domain containing protein: protein MYQDKTLICKECGAEFVFTAGEQEFYAAKGFVNEPQRCKACRDKRKNGGRQEREMFTAVCANCGKEAKVPFKPRDDRPVYCSECFAKMREE from the coding sequence ATGTACCAGGACAAGACTTTAATTTGCAAAGAGTGCGGCGCTGAATTCGTTTTCACCGCTGGAGAGCAGGAATTCTACGCAGCAAAAGGCTTTGTAAATGAGCCGCAGCGCTGCAAGGCCTGCCGTGACAAACGGAAAAATGGCGGTCGGCAAGAACGCGAGATGTTTACCGCTGTGTGCGCAAACTGCGGCAAAGAAGCAAAAGTTCCCTTTAAGCCGCGCGATGATCGCCCTGTTTACTGCAGCGAATGCTTTGCAAAAATGCGGGAAGAATAA
- a CDS encoding YifB family Mg chelatase-like AAA ATPase, whose protein sequence is MVTQVYSMGLYGMEAFPVLVESDITRALPSFDMVGLPDAAVKESKDRVRSAMKNCGFSFPEGKVTVNFAPADKRKEGPIYDLPLFITILRATGQLTEDPGRSVFLGELSLNGDLRPVRGILPMTIGAQENGFTRIFVPEQNAAEAAAVENIQVFPAKNVRDVTAFLCGNQQLTAAKPVSAPPEALDHTLDFADVRGQVQSKRGLEIAAAGGHNVLLIGPPGSGKSMLAKRLPSILPDMTLRERMETTKIHSIAGALPSDTSLVSVRPFRAPHHTISPSGLSGGGSMPRPGELSLAHNGVLFLDELPEFSRNTMEVLRQPIEDGVVTISRVSGTVTYPCSVMLVAAMNPCPCGYFGHPTHPCTCRPDQVSRYLSRVSGPLLDRLDLHIEVPPVNFESLSGVQKAEPSSEIRKRVNAAREIQNERFRGTPITCNARITPDLLNDACRLSPAGKELLKAAFEKLGLSARAYDRVLKVARTIADLAGSTDIEAEHAAESVQYRSLDRKYWERRR, encoded by the coding sequence ATGGTTACGCAGGTGTACAGTATGGGACTGTATGGGATGGAAGCGTTCCCGGTTTTGGTCGAGTCGGATATTACCCGGGCACTGCCCTCTTTTGATATGGTGGGGCTGCCGGATGCGGCAGTAAAAGAATCGAAAGACCGAGTGCGCTCTGCTATGAAAAACTGCGGCTTTTCTTTTCCGGAGGGCAAGGTGACTGTTAATTTTGCACCGGCAGACAAGCGCAAAGAGGGGCCAATTTATGACTTGCCGCTTTTTATTACCATTTTGCGTGCAACCGGTCAGCTGACCGAAGATCCGGGTCGCAGCGTGTTTTTAGGGGAACTTTCGCTGAATGGCGATCTGCGTCCGGTTCGCGGCATTCTGCCGATGACTATTGGGGCGCAGGAGAACGGATTTACCCGTATTTTTGTTCCGGAGCAAAACGCGGCGGAGGCAGCTGCAGTCGAAAATATTCAGGTTTTTCCTGCAAAAAATGTTCGTGATGTTACAGCGTTTTTGTGTGGGAATCAGCAGCTGACAGCGGCAAAACCGGTTTCTGCGCCGCCCGAAGCATTGGATCATACACTGGACTTTGCGGATGTCCGTGGGCAAGTACAGTCCAAGCGCGGCTTGGAAATTGCGGCAGCAGGCGGGCACAACGTACTTTTAATTGGCCCGCCCGGCTCCGGCAAAAGTATGCTTGCCAAGCGTCTCCCCTCTATTTTGCCGGATATGACGCTGCGGGAGCGGATGGAAACGACGAAAATTCATTCCATAGCCGGAGCACTGCCCAGTGACACTTCTCTGGTCAGCGTGCGACCTTTCCGGGCACCACACCACACGATTTCCCCGTCCGGTCTGTCTGGCGGTGGCTCTATGCCGCGCCCCGGTGAATTGTCTTTGGCACATAACGGGGTTCTCTTTCTGGATGAGCTTCCTGAATTCTCAAGGAACACCATGGAAGTGCTGCGTCAGCCGATTGAGGACGGCGTTGTGACCATTTCCCGTGTCAGCGGCACGGTCACATATCCCTGCTCTGTCATGCTTGTGGCTGCGATGAATCCATGCCCTTGTGGTTATTTCGGGCATCCCACACATCCCTGTACTTGCAGACCGGATCAGGTGAGCAGGTACTTAAGCCGCGTCAGCGGTCCCCTGCTGGACCGACTCGATCTGCACATAGAAGTGCCGCCGGTCAATTTTGAATCGCTTTCCGGTGTGCAAAAAGCCGAACCCAGTTCAGAGATCCGCAAACGTGTGAATGCAGCACGCGAAATTCAAAATGAACGTTTTCGGGGTACGCCAATTACCTGCAATGCGCGCATCACGCCGGATCTTCTGAATGATGCCTGCCGTCTTTCTCCCGCAGGCAAAGAATTGCTGAAGGCTGCATTTGAAAAATTGGGACTTTCCGCTCGCGCATATGACCGTGTGCTGAAAGTTGCCAGAACGATTGCAGACTTAGCCGGTTCTACAGATATTGAGGCGGAACACGCCGCCGAATCTGTGCAGTACCGCAGTTTAGACCGAAAATACTGGGAGCGCCGCCGATAG
- the sdaAB gene encoding L-serine ammonia-lyase, iron-sulfur-dependent subunit beta, producing the protein MKLFDILGPVMIGPSSSHTAGAVKIGLVTRRLLGIAPKKADIKLHGSFASTGAGHGTDRAIVAGLLGMHPDDERIPNSFAVAKEQGLTFSFETVNLRGAHPNTAVLTVASGDGRTLEIEAASLGGGRIRVCRIDGIDTNFSGDCNTLVVHNLDQPGHVAQVATILAQRNVNIATMQLYRNVQGGYAVMVVECDQPIPSDLVDWLMTLDGIIKVSYMNVEDET; encoded by the coding sequence ATGAAGCTTTTCGATATATTAGGTCCCGTCATGATTGGACCATCCAGCTCACACACAGCAGGTGCGGTAAAAATCGGGCTGGTCACCCGCCGCCTGCTTGGCATTGCGCCGAAAAAGGCAGACATTAAACTGCACGGCTCTTTCGCAAGCACCGGTGCAGGTCATGGTACGGACCGCGCCATTGTTGCAGGTCTGTTGGGGATGCACCCGGACGACGAACGGATTCCAAACAGTTTTGCGGTTGCAAAAGAGCAGGGACTGACGTTTTCATTTGAAACGGTCAATCTTCGAGGTGCTCATCCCAATACCGCTGTTCTGACCGTTGCGTCCGGCGATGGGCGCACGCTTGAAATCGAGGCAGCTTCTCTGGGCGGCGGACGCATCCGCGTGTGCAGAATTGACGGAATTGATACCAACTTTTCAGGAGACTGCAACACGCTGGTTGTGCATAATCTGGACCAGCCGGGACACGTCGCACAGGTTGCCACCATTTTAGCACAGCGCAATGTCAATATTGCAACCATGCAGCTGTACCGAAACGTGCAGGGCGGCTACGCGGTCATGGTTGTGGAGTGTGACCAGCCCATTCCGTCGGATCTGGTGGATTGGCTGATGACCCTGGACGGAATCATTAAAGTATCCTATATGAATGTGGAGGACGAAACGTAA
- a CDS encoding sigma-70 family RNA polymerase sigma factor, with amino-acid sequence MDKPLEHVLSACTDGQLAESVQNGIPDAFAELTARYLDLVRAKATPFHCTFLDADDLCQEGLWGLYLAACTYQPDKGARFSTYAGICIRNCVVAAYRKAVNGRQLPPNGFVPLSEGEELSAPEADEPEVLLLSKERLETVQEAVQKVLTPMEQRVLKLYLSGCKYSEVAQKIGISQKAADNALQRVRQKLRKQSS; translated from the coding sequence GTGGACAAACCGTTAGAGCACGTTCTGTCTGCCTGCACAGACGGGCAGCTTGCCGAGTCTGTACAAAATGGAATTCCTGACGCGTTCGCTGAACTGACAGCCCGTTACCTGGATCTTGTGCGTGCAAAGGCAACCCCCTTTCACTGTACGTTTTTAGATGCAGATGATCTCTGCCAAGAAGGTCTGTGGGGGCTTTATCTGGCCGCCTGTACCTATCAGCCGGATAAGGGCGCGCGCTTTTCCACTTATGCGGGCATCTGCATCCGAAATTGTGTGGTCGCTGCTTACCGCAAGGCAGTAAATGGCCGGCAGCTGCCGCCGAACGGTTTTGTTCCACTCAGCGAGGGTGAGGAGCTTTCCGCACCGGAAGCCGATGAGCCGGAAGTTCTCTTGCTGAGCAAGGAACGGTTGGAAACCGTGCAGGAAGCTGTACAAAAAGTTTTGACTCCCATGGAACAACGGGTACTGAAGCTTTATCTCAGCGGTTGCAAGTATTCGGAAGTTGCCCAAAAAATTGGGATTTCCCAAAAAGCAGCTGACAATGCACTCCAGCGGGTGCGGCAAAAGTTAAGGAAGCAGTCCTCATAA
- the uvrA gene encoding excinuclease ABC subunit UvrA, producing the protein MPSKNIFIKGAREHNLKNIDLEIPRDKLIVFTGLSGSGKSSLAFDTIYAEGQRRYMESLSSYARQFLGQMEKPDVDYIEGLSPAISIDQKTTSKNPRSTVGTVTEIYDYLRLLYARVGVPHCPVCGRVIEQQTIDQIVDQVMTLPQKTKIQILAPVVRARKGTHAKEFEAARKSGFVRARVDGILYDLSEKIELEKNKKHTIEIVVDRLIVKEDIRSRLADSIETAASLTGGILVVSPAGQEDILFSQNYACPEHGLGVEELSPQMFSFNNPVGACSKCTGLGVFMKIDPDLILPDKSLSIRKGGVKGGGWAMEGSTIAAMYMKGLSKHYHFSLETPIGDLPPEIIDIILYGTKGEKIEVERSNGFSTNRYQTIFEGVINNLERRFHETSSNWIKEEIESYMSAIPCDACHGKRLNPMSLAVTVGEKNIADFCSLSVVQALDFLDKLELTGRNAVIAKPILKEIRSRLGFLKSVGLGYLTLARSAGTLSGGESQRIRLATQIGSSLMGVVYILDEPSIGLHQRDNDKLLATLKHLRDQGNTVIVVEHDEDTMRAADHIVDIGPGAGVHGGEVVFNGTPAEIVNCEASITGQYLSGRRRVEVPAVRRTGNRKSLKIIGASQNNLKNINVNIPLGKFVCITGVSGSGKSSLINEILYKYLAAQLNGAKTHPGKFKEIRGLSELDKVIQIDQSPIGRTPRSNPATYTGVFTDIRNLYASTQDAKLRGYTSGRFSFNVKGGRCEACEGDGIIKIEMHFLPDIYVPCDVCHGKRYNRETLEIKYKGKSIYDVLEMTVEEGVEFFSAIPRIARRLQTLQDVGLGYVKIGQPATTLSGGEAQRVKLAAELSKRPTGRTIYILDEPTTGLHIADVHKLIEVLQKLVDNGNTVVVIEHNLDLIKTADWIIDLGPEGGDAGGTILAQGTPEQVAEVEASYTGQYLRRLLPSCRESD; encoded by the coding sequence ATGCCGTCGAAAAATATTTTTATCAAGGGTGCCAGAGAACACAACCTGAAAAATATTGATTTGGAAATTCCGCGTGATAAGCTGATTGTTTTCACCGGCCTTTCCGGTTCAGGGAAAAGCAGCCTTGCTTTTGATACGATCTATGCGGAAGGGCAGCGCCGCTACATGGAGTCCCTTTCTTCCTATGCGCGCCAGTTTCTCGGTCAGATGGAAAAGCCGGATGTGGATTATATTGAAGGACTTTCTCCGGCGATTTCTATTGACCAGAAAACCACCTCTAAAAATCCACGTTCCACAGTGGGCACTGTTACGGAAATCTACGACTACCTGCGGCTGCTGTACGCACGTGTCGGCGTGCCGCACTGCCCGGTCTGCGGGCGTGTCATTGAGCAGCAGACCATTGACCAGATTGTAGACCAGGTTATGACGCTGCCGCAAAAAACGAAAATTCAAATTTTGGCGCCAGTCGTGCGCGCACGCAAGGGAACCCACGCAAAAGAGTTTGAGGCAGCACGAAAAAGCGGATTTGTCCGTGCACGGGTAGATGGAATTCTGTATGACCTTTCGGAAAAAATTGAACTGGAGAAAAACAAAAAACACACCATTGAAATTGTCGTGGACCGTCTGATTGTCAAAGAGGACATCCGCTCCCGTCTGGCAGACAGCATCGAAACGGCTGCTTCTCTGACTGGCGGTATATTGGTTGTCAGTCCGGCTGGGCAAGAGGATATCCTCTTCAGCCAGAACTACGCTTGCCCAGAACACGGCTTGGGCGTAGAGGAACTCAGCCCGCAGATGTTTTCCTTTAATAATCCGGTGGGCGCGTGTTCCAAATGCACGGGCTTAGGCGTATTCATGAAAATCGATCCGGATCTGATTCTGCCGGACAAATCGCTCAGCATCCGAAAAGGCGGTGTCAAAGGCGGCGGCTGGGCCATGGAGGGCAGCACGATTGCTGCCATGTATATGAAAGGGCTGTCAAAGCACTATCATTTTTCCTTGGAAACGCCTATTGGGGATCTGCCGCCGGAAATTATCGACATCATCCTGTATGGCACAAAAGGAGAAAAGATTGAGGTTGAGCGTTCAAATGGGTTCAGTACGAACCGCTACCAAACCATTTTTGAAGGCGTCATCAACAATCTGGAGCGCCGCTTCCACGAAACTTCAAGCAATTGGATTAAAGAAGAAATTGAATCCTATATGAGCGCCATTCCCTGTGATGCCTGCCATGGGAAGCGGCTGAATCCCATGAGCCTTGCGGTCACAGTTGGGGAGAAGAACATTGCGGATTTCTGCAGCCTTTCCGTGGTACAGGCGCTGGACTTTCTGGATAAGTTGGAGCTGACCGGCCGCAACGCGGTAATTGCAAAGCCGATTTTAAAAGAAATCCGTTCCCGCTTGGGCTTTCTGAAAAGCGTGGGGCTGGGATATTTGACGCTTGCGCGTTCTGCCGGCACGCTTTCCGGCGGAGAGAGTCAGCGAATCCGTCTGGCAACACAAATCGGTTCTTCGCTGATGGGGGTTGTGTATATTCTGGACGAACCGAGCATCGGTCTGCACCAGCGTGACAATGACAAATTGCTCGCCACGCTCAAGCACCTGCGCGACCAGGGAAACACCGTAATTGTCGTGGAGCACGATGAAGATACTATGCGTGCGGCTGACCACATTGTAGATATCGGCCCGGGCGCCGGTGTGCACGGCGGCGAAGTGGTGTTTAACGGCACGCCTGCCGAAATTGTAAACTGCGAGGCTTCCATTACCGGGCAGTATCTAAGCGGCAGACGCCGCGTAGAAGTGCCTGCCGTGCGCAGAACCGGCAACAGAAAGTCTCTGAAAATTATCGGTGCATCGCAAAACAATCTGAAAAATATCAATGTGAATATTCCTTTGGGGAAATTCGTCTGCATCACCGGTGTTTCCGGTTCCGGAAAATCCTCGCTGATTAACGAAATCCTTTATAAATATCTGGCGGCACAGCTGAACGGAGCCAAAACGCATCCCGGAAAATTTAAGGAAATCCGTGGGCTGTCCGAACTTGACAAAGTGATTCAGATCGACCAGAGTCCGATTGGTCGCACACCGCGTTCCAATCCCGCCACGTACACCGGTGTTTTTACAGATATTCGCAATCTGTATGCCAGTACGCAAGACGCGAAACTGCGTGGCTACACATCCGGCCGTTTTTCTTTCAATGTCAAGGGCGGGCGGTGTGAAGCTTGCGAAGGTGACGGCATCATTAAAATCGAAATGCATTTTCTTCCGGATATTTACGTACCATGCGATGTCTGCCATGGAAAGCGATACAACCGAGAGACACTCGAAATCAAGTACAAAGGGAAATCTATTTACGATGTTCTGGAAATGACCGTAGAGGAAGGCGTGGAGTTTTTCAGCGCAATTCCACGCATTGCCCGCCGGCTGCAAACCCTGCAGGACGTTGGACTTGGTTATGTAAAAATTGGCCAGCCTGCCACAACGCTTTCCGGTGGAGAAGCGCAACGGGTCAAGCTGGCAGCGGAACTGAGTAAGCGTCCAACCGGTCGAACTATTTATATTCTGGACGAACCGACAACCGGTCTGCACATCGCCGATGTGCACAAACTCATTGAAGTTTTGCAAAAACTCGTAGACAACGGAAACACCGTGGTGGTCATTGAGCACAATCTGGACTTAATTAAAACAGCCGACTGGATTATTGATCTTGGCCCGGAGGGCGGCGATGCCGGCGGTACCATTCTGGCACAGGGAACACCGGAGCAGGTAGCCGAAGTAGAAGCTTCCTACACCGGGCAGTACCTGCGGCGTCTGCTGCCGTCCTGCAGGGAGTCCGACTAA
- a CDS encoding class I SAM-dependent methyltransferase: MTSEHSIHLGNRLRLCAAYVRPQAALCDVGTDHAYLPIWLQQQSRIHCALACDVRSGPLESAKTNIAKFHLQDHIQTRLSDGLAAVQQAEAEDFVIAGMGGELIARIVAETPWLKNRQKQLILQPMTRPEHLRAAMAKNGFALLQEDAVCDENRVYTAMLYRYDPLHAPIDATQCYIGALSGKTAEERRYLKRQADFLQKRIAGFLHAQQQEEADRLQAILLQLQKCIQE, translated from the coding sequence ATGACTTCGGAACATTCCATTCATTTAGGAAACAGGCTGCGGCTGTGTGCCGCATATGTACGGCCGCAGGCCGCATTATGTGATGTTGGAACTGACCATGCTTATCTGCCAATCTGGCTGCAGCAGCAGAGCCGCATTCACTGTGCTTTGGCTTGCGATGTCCGTTCCGGACCGCTGGAAAGCGCCAAAACGAATATTGCAAAGTTCCATTTGCAGGATCACATTCAAACGCGGCTGTCGGACGGACTTGCCGCCGTGCAGCAAGCGGAAGCTGAGGATTTTGTAATCGCCGGCATGGGCGGCGAATTGATTGCGCGGATTGTCGCAGAAACGCCATGGCTGAAAAACCGGCAGAAGCAACTGATTCTGCAGCCTATGACACGCCCGGAGCACCTACGTGCGGCTATGGCAAAAAACGGTTTTGCATTGCTACAGGAAGATGCCGTGTGTGACGAAAATCGAGTTTACACGGCAATGCTGTATCGCTATGATCCCCTGCACGCGCCGATTGATGCAACCCAATGCTACATTGGAGCGCTCAGCGGAAAAACAGCGGAGGAACGGCGTTACCTTAAACGGCAGGCAGACTTCTTGCAAAAGCGCATCGCTGGCTTTCTGCACGCACAGCAGCAGGAAGAAGCCGACCGGCTTCAGGCGATCCTTCTGCAGCTACAAAAATGCATACAGGAGTAG